One Mycolicibacterium rufum genomic window, ACCGCAGCGAGGAGACCTTGCTGGTGGTCGAGGACGATAAGGATCAGCGGGAGAAGGCGGGTCAGCTGTGATCGTGATCGGGTACACCGCAGACCGGGTCGGCCACGCCGCCCTCGAGCACGGCATCGCCGAGGCGAAGCTGCGCGGCACAGACCTGTACGTCCTCAACGCGACCTCGGGTGAGGCGTACGTGGATGCCAGGTTCGCCGGCCAGGACGAGGTGCACGACGTCGAAGCCCGGCTCGCCGAGTGCGGGGTGTCCTACGAGCTGGTGCAGCCGGTCGGGGTCGACGCGGCCGACGAACTGCTCGTCGCGATGAATCGCGACGACGCCCAGCTGCTGGTGGTCGGCATCCGGCACCGTAACCCGGTCGGCAAGCTGTTGCTGGGCAGCGTCGCGCAGAAGCTGATCCTTGAGTGCCCCAAGCCGGTGCTGGCGGTCAAGCCGCAGGAGTGACGGTCAGAATGGTGGAATCGAGTCGCGCAGATACTGTTTCACCCAGGGCGCGTTGCGTTGTCGCTCGGCATCGATGCGTTGTCGACGCGCCTCTGCGCGGGTGATCCGCCGTCTCGGCATGGTGAGCCCGGCGCTGTGCTTCGGAGGTGGGGTACCGCACACCGGGACGGGTGCGGTGGGTTCGGACAGTTCGGGGAACAGCGCTCGGCTGCCGGGGTAGCTCGTCGAGGTCTGGCCATCAGGGTCGGTGAACACGATCGCTCCGTCGGGATACTGCACCGTAGACCAGCCCGGCCAGAACGTCTTGACGAGGTGATGCTGACGGCAGTATCCCGCCAGGTTCGATGCACACGTCGGTCCCCAGGGATACGGGATCGTGTGGTCGAGGTCGTCGATCGGCCGGGTACAGCCGGGGTGACGGCAGGTCAGATCCCGGGCACGCACGAAGTCGGCCAGCGCTCGCGAGGGTCGGTAGCGCGGTTCCGGTGGAGCCTGGCCCGGATGGACCAGCGTCTTGACGGTGGCGGATAGCGCGAGCTGGGCGACGACGGCCGCGGGCAGTACCGGACCGCCGATGACGATTCCCGGCGAAGCGGGACTGAACTCGCCGGGATCTGCGTTCAGCTCGGTGATGAGCTGCGTGAGGGTGTACTCGCGCAACGGTTTCGACAACCGCCTCGGCGATGTACCTGCCAGAGCGCGACGCTGAGCGGTGAGGTCGCCTGTCCGTGGCGCCGGTGTCGGCGTCTCGGCCTCAGGCTCGGGTTCGGGAGCGCGCTCAGGCTCGGGAGGGGTCTGCGGTCCCGCTCCGGGGTCCGGGTCCGGTGTCGGGTCCTCTGTCGCGCGGTTGCCCGCGTCGCCGAGGACGTCCTGGCGGGCGATGACGTGGATGACGACCCCGCCGACAGCAGGTCTGGCGGCGGCGTCGCAATCGGGTTCCTCACACATGCAGGGCAACCGGTCCCAGCCGAAGCCCATCGCTCCCAACGCTGCTGCTCGGCGCTGATCCAGTGTGCGCGGATCACGGTCGCACACCGTGCGGGCCAGCATGGTGGCCCGTCGGTCGAAGGCCGCACCGTCAGTGGCATTGACGGTCGCGTCCACATGAGCCACTCCGGTGGCGCCGTCGGTGTGCACCGTGACTCCCGTCGTGTGCACCGCCTCCTCGGCTCGGCGCACCGCATACGGGTCGTGGCGCAGCACCAGGGCGTCGATGTCGGCGTCGGTCTGACTCAGCGACTTCGCACCCCAATTCCGCAGTTGCGCAGCCAGTTCGGCGTCGATCGCCCGCAGCGCCGCAGGGTCCTGCAGCAGCGCGGTCCGTTGGCAGATGGTGCGTACCAGCAGATAGGTGATCAGTCCCTCGGCGAAAACCGCGCAGACCTTGGGGAGCCGATCCCGCAGGATGACCGCATTGGTCAGCAGCGCGTTGACCATTCCGCTGGTGAGTGTCTGCGCCGCACCGATCTGCGCACACACCGAGGACCAGTTGTCACAACGCCACTGCTCCCGTTCGGCCGACCCCGACGCGGCGTAGGCCTGTTCGAGTAGATCGGCCATCGCCGACAATCGCGCCGCGCAGGCGGCGTTCTCGACCCGCGCGTACGCACGGACCCGTTCACCAGGGGTGTTGGTGCCGCTGACGAGACGATCGAACATACGATCGAATCTATCCGCGTACGGAGGCACCCCGCCAGGGCATCCGCGGCGACCTGTGGATAGCGGCCACACTGTGGACAAGTCAGTCCCGCAATGCGATTCGTGTCAGACCTCTGTGGTAACGCGCTGCAGCGTGACGCGGATCGTCCCGTCGACCACCTCGACCGGATAGCTGCGCACCGACAGGCCGGCGCCCGATGCCTCAGTGCCCGATACCTCAGTGCCCGAGACCATGTCGAACGTGTGACCGTGCAGCGGGCACACCACCACGCAGTCGTCGGCCAGGCCGTCAGCCAGCGGTCCGCCCCGGTGCGGGCAGATCGCGTCGAGTGCTCGCAGGGATCCGTCGCGCAGCCGGAACACCGCGACCTGGCGCCCGTCGACGGCGAAGGTGCGGCCCTCACCGACCGGAATCTCGTCGAGCCGGCCGACGTCGATGCTCACCCCGGTATTCATCGCACCGGCACCCGGGGAAGCGGCAGCAGCGGCAACGACGACCGGAACTGCCCCGCGGTCTGCGGGTCGGCGCCGTCGCGCCACGGGTCCCGGTACGCGTCCACCGATTTCTGCATCCGCTCGTCCAGCCCGCGCAGGAAGTCCTCCTCCGGGTCGTCGACC contains:
- a CDS encoding HNH endonuclease signature motif containing protein, translated to MFDRLVSGTNTPGERVRAYARVENAACAARLSAMADLLEQAYAASGSAEREQWRCDNWSSVCAQIGAAQTLTSGMVNALLTNAVILRDRLPKVCAVFAEGLITYLLVRTICQRTALLQDPAALRAIDAELAAQLRNWGAKSLSQTDADIDALVLRHDPYAVRRAEEAVHTTGVTVHTDGATGVAHVDATVNATDGAAFDRRATMLARTVCDRDPRTLDQRRAAALGAMGFGWDRLPCMCEEPDCDAAARPAVGGVVIHVIARQDVLGDAGNRATEDPTPDPDPGAGPQTPPEPERAPEPEPEAETPTPAPRTGDLTAQRRALAGTSPRRLSKPLREYTLTQLITELNADPGEFSPASPGIVIGGPVLPAAVVAQLALSATVKTLVHPGQAPPEPRYRPSRALADFVRARDLTCRHPGCTRPIDDLDHTIPYPWGPTCASNLAGYCRQHHLVKTFWPGWSTVQYPDGAIVFTDPDGQTSTSYPGSRALFPELSEPTAPVPVCGTPPPKHSAGLTMPRRRITRAEARRQRIDAERQRNAPWVKQYLRDSIPPF
- a CDS encoding universal stress protein is translated as MIVIGYTADRVGHAALEHGIAEAKLRGTDLYVLNATSGEAYVDARFAGQDEVHDVEARLAECGVSYELVQPVGVDAADELLVAMNRDDAQLLVVGIRHRNPVGKLLLGSVAQKLILECPKPVLAVKPQE
- a CDS encoding Rieske (2Fe-2S) protein, whose translation is MSIDVGRLDEIPVGEGRTFAVDGRQVAVFRLRDGSLRALDAICPHRGGPLADGLADDCVVVCPLHGHTFDMVSGTEVSGTEASGAGLSVRSYPVEVVDGTIRVTLQRVTTEV